In Dehalogenimonas etheniformans, one genomic interval encodes:
- a CDS encoding MerR family transcriptional regulator, which translates to MNNNLFTIGQTSKIKGITIKALRFYERIGLINPFYTDPVTRYRYYSFEQLIQLDVIRALRSIEVSPKDMVGILEKRDTGQLMEYLAEQKVSMLNKIALLQNSIQTIEQARNTIDHSISVIANREVATRLIPKRYILTQKVSNDIGEKDAMVLFSKFLMIIEENNLLDTYETGYYCIPDKKGEIRPSMVYNAVTANKRSNKALLSTIPTGEYLCVSFNLQNAHLQTNKLNEYMTQNKIQPRLILQVNLLNDVFTTNTQYCEIQVLL; encoded by the coding sequence ATGAATAATAATCTTTTTACAATCGGGCAGACGTCTAAAATAAAAGGCATTACAATAAAAGCACTACGTTTTTACGAAAGGATTGGTCTTATAAATCCGTTTTACACTGATCCGGTGACGAGATATCGCTATTATTCCTTTGAACAATTAATCCAACTAGATGTAATAAGAGCTTTAAGGTCTATTGAAGTAAGCCCCAAAGACATGGTGGGAATTCTTGAAAAAAGGGATACCGGTCAGTTAATGGAATATCTTGCTGAACAAAAAGTAAGCATGCTGAATAAAATAGCTCTGTTGCAAAATTCAATTCAGACGATAGAACAGGCCCGCAATACTATTGATCACTCCATCTCGGTGATTGCCAACCGGGAGGTTGCTACTAGATTAATACCTAAGCGGTATATCCTTACGCAAAAAGTAAGCAACGATATTGGAGAAAAGGACGCAATGGTGTTATTTTCAAAATTTCTTATGATTATTGAGGAAAATAATCTTCTGGATACATATGAAACCGGTTATTATTGTATTCCTGATAAAAAAGGCGAAATTCGTCCATCAATGGTATACAATGCGGTTACTGCCAATAAGCGCTCAAATAAGGCGTTGTTATCAACCATTCCGACTGGAGAGTATTTATGCGTTAGTTTTAACTTGCAGAATGCCCATCTGCAAACTAATAAATTAAATGAATACATGACACAGAACAAAATACAACCCAGGCTTATATTGCAGGTTAATTTGTTGAACGATGTGTTTACGACCAATACCCAATACTGTGAAATACAGGTATTACTATAA
- a CDS encoding MFS transporter has protein sequence MKKFMVIWTSQAISLFGSAVVEFALAWYLTIKTGSATILATSMLVAILPQVVLGPFIGPYIDRWDRKRIMIVADIAISTLTIGLAVLFWLDAIQIWHIYIAMAGRAVGQAFHFPASMAAVTMIVPKKDLTRAAGLNQMIQGVITIAGPPAGAFLFGILPIQGVLMVDIMTAVIAVLCLIPIVIPHPKQATDKPSTSIIFEMIEGFRYIWKWKGLTWLIGLSAIISVFIAPAIALLPIMVNQALAGDVLKLGWIEAAFGVGIILGGLLLGVWPGFKNRIITCLTGVILCGLAATTMGLTSQGWFQVGLASSFIVGFGMSFANGPIMAVLQATIEKNMQGRIFSLMGSVSSAMVPIGLIIAGSTSDAIGIGPLFYICGIAVMMTGIILFFVPALMNFENQMKPHLTELVQGE, from the coding sequence ATGAAAAAGTTTATGGTAATCTGGACGAGCCAGGCGATTTCGCTCTTTGGCAGCGCCGTTGTGGAATTCGCCTTGGCCTGGTATCTAACAATCAAGACCGGCTCAGCTACTATTCTGGCTACCTCAATGCTGGTGGCAATCCTACCTCAGGTAGTTCTGGGGCCGTTCATCGGGCCATATATCGACCGCTGGGACCGCAAACGCATTATGATCGTAGCGGATATCGCTATATCCACGTTGACGATAGGATTGGCGGTGTTATTCTGGCTGGACGCCATCCAAATCTGGCATATCTATATAGCAATGGCAGGACGCGCCGTTGGGCAGGCCTTCCACTTTCCCGCCAGTATGGCAGCGGTGACCATGATTGTCCCGAAAAAAGACCTCACCCGGGCAGCCGGGCTGAATCAAATGATACAGGGCGTTATTACCATCGCTGGACCGCCTGCGGGGGCTTTTCTGTTCGGCATCCTGCCAATTCAGGGCGTTCTTATGGTGGACATTATGACGGCGGTGATTGCTGTTTTATGTCTGATTCCGATTGTGATACCGCATCCCAAACAGGCCACTGATAAGCCCAGCACTTCGATTATTTTCGAGATGATAGAAGGCTTCCGCTATATATGGAAATGGAAGGGTCTGACGTGGTTGATAGGTCTTTCAGCAATTATCAGCGTATTTATTGCTCCGGCCATCGCGCTGCTTCCCATAATGGTAAACCAGGCCTTGGCTGGAGATGTGCTAAAGCTGGGCTGGATTGAAGCGGCATTTGGAGTAGGTATAATCTTGGGAGGGCTGTTGTTAGGGGTTTGGCCGGGTTTTAAGAACAGGATAATAACCTGTTTAACTGGAGTAATTCTTTGCGGTCTGGCTGCCACCACGATGGGCTTAACATCCCAGGGCTGGTTCCAGGTGGGTCTGGCCTCAAGTTTCATCGTTGGATTCGGCATGTCGTTTGCTAATGGACCGATAATGGCTGTGTTGCAGGCTACAATTGAGAAAAACATGCAAGGACGGATATTTTCTCTTATGGGTTCAGTAAGTTCAGCAATGGTACCTATTGGACTGATAATTGCTGGCTCTACCTCAGATGCTATCGGTATCGGGCCTTTGTTCTATATTTGTGGAATTGCCGTCATGATGACAGGAATTATCCTTTTCTTTGTTCCAGCTCTGATGAATTTTGAAAATCAGATGAAACCTCATCTTACCGAATTAGTGCAAGGCGAGTAG
- a CDS encoding Calx-beta domain-containing protein, which yields MKARILMKLGFLTPLIMAFILLLPTTPVPVAAADLPGEPIERHPTGFLDFTGSWTRNGGEHGWDCVDEYPPDDDDYVKAGETNDENSYMLFRYASFGVPNYTDANVTIFYRARDNDYAVFDGNNIQSSLQIGGLRYHAGSHNPPGTNIWGEGDFTTFSYTWDVNPATGQEWVGGEITQIQGFGVYTNDAQPDVRVSAVWMVINFTYVNPYVKFEYANPHQSEAAPGEMGFGIVLSNASTNTITVNYSVTPGTATPGVDYNASSGSVTFLPGETRKSVRGIYHLNDQMYEGPETIIYTLSNPVNALLGAITTATWTIDDDDPEIYLEVIPVNAIEGNSGPHTVPVTINIWGAAAGASTVSVNYATADGTAMGSGTMADYAPVSGTLTFMPGQTSKTINITVSGDKRYESDEYFWLNLSNFVGASLNYFNPGGVMLRNDDTPPVINEFVADHAGDDTYEYIEIYGAPATDYSDFKILIVENDPGENPGVIDRIYNVGTTDAQGFWRTPFLHNELENGSFNMFLVSGFTGTLGQDLDANNDRDSEIKPWNTLLQYDAIAVYNPMPTEEFFYPWPTLFDAGGGSRLPNGTGAWVKNDFDGAGLPGFAGTQTAAEALNTPGAVNARCSGPPTVQFTIATSNGFEAANANLTVNLTPSVATTVTVQYSVTGGTAGGSGVDYTPASGTLTFAPGVTSQNIPITVAHDSLDEPNETIVVSLSSPVNAVLGAPTTHTYTINDDDAAPLLSINDVTVTEGGNAVFTVTLSAPSGNTVSVHYDTISGTAVIGSDCNNTLGILNFNPGSPLTRTITEPTIDDSVHEEDENFIIRLSTASGANITKQDGIGTIIDNDAVAMYTVTFEAGSNGSLSGTATFSNVPYNTSWASTFTVPTPVPAAHFHFVDWTPSFPSNVTESVTYTANFAINTFGLQFFAGLPPSAEDGAEIFRVTIGDGDPVSVTCGTNGLASGIFSDIPYGTSISFICTSPVANIIPGYRNPWTGTSGTGSANGQVEQTGSFSLTGPSSVTATYGTEYKVTYASSPAGLTVPTDEWVKSGEAATGVFASPQYNSDETIKYVFITDNRPDAITGPRTIAGTYTTQYYLTVNNGGHGTAGGQGWYEAGAKAQATISPLTVIDGTIPYIFAGWSGDASGTGAISNDITMNAPKTATANWTTQCQVTFHQSGLPADTLWGVSLDGEVHTGTGADIVITGVTPGVNNWLTGIIESGFTRYVPTPESGSPNITENTTINVTFETQFLVIYMTAGSTLPVTPPGIETGGYYIEWVPGGHAPTGVFPASVHNEANNTRCVFQGDDRPATITTGLTTVTGTYKTQYLLTIASAHDSPTGAGWHDSGASVTVSVTTPADTSGVTRYRCTGWTGTGSVLATGSGNSVTFDINGPSSITWNWVLQYQITFAQGGITADAGSAIVLTVNGNNKIVTQLQFTDWYDHNSTITFAYNSTVAAGTGKQYIWASTSGLSTSQSGNLSPSAGTVLATYHTQYQLNVAVTGGVPGGTANITGTGGWYAPDTNVSLSAALTVGDGTGHRWRFDHWTVVIDGTPVDTSQQEIIVPMRAPVNATAYYVEQYQVTVISAQGTPTGAGWYDAGASITSSVTTPVETSGSSRYRCTGWTGTGSVPASGNSNSTTFNLTASSSVTWNWVLQYQVTFAQGGVGTDADTSTVLTINGVNKTIHQLQYSDWYDYRSTIDFAYSATVAGATGKQYVWGSTSGLSTAQNNSAFTVSGPGTVVANYGTQYLVTFTQAGISSDAGTNTVLTVGTTDYDYLHLPSAAWLDSGTTFSWASPVEGTTGERFVKRNQSGSSPITAAGTYSATYGMQYLITFAHTGLDNTATGVVVDVRAWRPSVNGKILEWQETISGNFSDTSYWVNDFNEISYEYHSVIASSSAGKRFVRTSGDDPSSNFHPESAVTITGNYTTQYRLTMVGTGTTDPSMGEHWIDAGTSVTITATAPAIVDGERYVWNSWDFRTNPGTPGVDVHTYTDNPYIFTINAPTQAGAQWWHEYRITFTQTGLDETASGWVLQAGKYQSSPPPVDSFYRDGYFGVFEYWVRVNWKVSYNFQPEIASTTSGKRFVVTSPVPTPATDFLVTGPVTITANYKTQYQLSVSTNLGTTSPNTTDEHWYDAGAKVTLSATPPSLTYSGQERYVFNGWTGSGTGSYSGTDNPATDGVTVNGPITETASWTHEWHIYFGLTGVDDDFTGAILTADGTGYGYSDFTHGLYKEFWWADGTSHSFEFHTPLVVEGAGKRYVWNNVGGRSWSGTVSIYGGSAGRYKTQYQLTLSITEGVPGSLINLSGGADSTWYDSGTALNLSAATPVADGAGKRWAFKNWTGDVSSSPNTSNPVSVTMTQARSITANYGTQYQLTLAITEGVPGNLSNVSGAVDGTWYDNGTALNLSAATPVADGSGKRWAFKNWTGDVSSSPNTSNPVSVTMNQARSITAKYGVQYQLTLVVSPTEHGVSGSIFGAVTGDWIDSGTTKQLTANPNSQWHFWKWTGDIGSATATVNPLSITIDAAKSVTANFKGLTSLLYIGTQEVVAGNSLTLSAKLTGPAGYIGGQTITFTFGSYTRSGITDSSGVASVTINDTSGMSGIYDLYADFAGSNYLDAAGDEATLTIADPGAAAAGGGWYTAEGIGRVNFGFTVKVVDPLANPLTYKGQILLINNGKWRLKGDLTSYVYLAASSSGACSGTGTLYRWDATARGGLGDWVVSETGVTFTISFVDNGSGASGNGKKVTIPDTFGIHINHVLVSGEPVRLPNTDPQSIGGGNIDIKAANPSTTPPPTTNPPKGGGKK from the coding sequence ATGAAAGCGCGGATTTTGATGAAGCTCGGATTCTTGACCCCATTAATTATGGCATTCATCCTCCTGTTGCCGACCACACCTGTACCGGTGGCGGCGGCTGATCTGCCCGGCGAACCTATTGAACGTCATCCGACAGGATTTTTGGATTTCACCGGCAGCTGGACTAGGAACGGCGGGGAGCACGGTTGGGACTGCGTCGATGAATACCCCCCGGACGATGACGATTATGTTAAAGCTGGCGAGACCAACGATGAGAACAGTTACATGCTGTTTCGCTACGCGTCATTTGGGGTCCCCAACTACACCGATGCAAACGTGACAATTTTCTACAGGGCCAGAGACAATGACTACGCAGTTTTCGATGGCAATAACATCCAATCATCGTTACAGATAGGAGGCTTGCGTTACCATGCGGGGTCTCACAATCCCCCAGGAACCAACATTTGGGGGGAGGGTGATTTTACCACATTTAGCTATACCTGGGACGTCAATCCTGCTACAGGCCAAGAATGGGTAGGGGGGGAGATAACGCAGATCCAAGGGTTCGGAGTCTATACTAATGATGCCCAACCCGACGTCCGCGTTTCGGCGGTATGGATGGTCATCAACTTTACCTACGTAAATCCCTATGTCAAATTTGAATATGCCAATCCCCACCAGTCCGAAGCAGCTCCCGGCGAGATGGGTTTCGGCATAGTCCTCAGCAATGCTTCGACCAACACGATAACCGTGAACTACTCGGTCACCCCGGGTACAGCCACGCCCGGAGTCGATTACAACGCATCGTCGGGTAGCGTCACCTTTCTTCCCGGTGAGACCCGGAAATCGGTCAGAGGTATTTACCACCTGAATGACCAGATGTATGAGGGACCTGAAACCATAATATATACATTGTCTAACCCCGTTAATGCTTTATTGGGGGCGATCACCACCGCCACGTGGACGATAGATGACGACGATCCTGAGATTTACCTGGAGGTTATCCCCGTAAATGCAATTGAAGGTAACTCCGGGCCGCATACCGTTCCGGTGACTATCAACATCTGGGGGGCGGCGGCGGGCGCCAGCACGGTGAGCGTCAACTATGCCACGGCCGACGGCACCGCGATGGGATCGGGGACGATGGCCGATTACGCGCCTGTCTCGGGTACTCTGACTTTTATGCCGGGCCAGACCAGCAAAACGATCAACATCACCGTTTCGGGCGATAAACGGTATGAATCCGACGAATATTTCTGGCTCAACCTTTCCAACTTTGTCGGGGCGTCCCTGAACTACTTCAACCCGGGTGGGGTTATGCTCCGCAACGATGATACGCCGCCCGTTATTAACGAGTTTGTCGCCGACCATGCAGGCGATGATACGTATGAATATATCGAGATATATGGGGCACCAGCGACCGACTATTCCGACTTCAAAATCCTGATTGTCGAAAACGACCCTGGTGAAAATCCAGGGGTCATCGACCGGATCTATAACGTCGGCACCACCGATGCCCAGGGTTTCTGGCGGACGCCTTTCCTTCACAATGAACTCGAGAACGGCAGTTTTAACATGTTCCTGGTCAGTGGTTTCACCGGGACGCTAGGCCAGGACCTGGACGCCAACAACGACCGCGACTCGGAAATCAAGCCCTGGAACACCCTGTTACAGTACGATGCGATAGCGGTATATAATCCCATGCCCACAGAAGAATTTTTCTACCCCTGGCCGACCCTCTTCGATGCCGGCGGCGGCTCCCGCCTGCCAAACGGCACCGGGGCATGGGTCAAAAACGACTTCGATGGCGCCGGCCTGCCCGGATTTGCCGGAACGCAGACAGCGGCGGAAGCTCTGAACACGCCGGGGGCGGTCAATGCCCGCTGTTCCGGCCCGCCAACCGTGCAATTTACCATAGCGACCTCGAACGGCTTCGAGGCTGCGAATGCCAATCTCACCGTCAACCTGACGCCATCTGTTGCCACGACGGTGACAGTGCAATATTCCGTCACTGGCGGCACCGCCGGCGGAAGTGGGGTTGACTACACTCCGGCCAGCGGTACGCTCACTTTTGCTCCCGGGGTCACCAGCCAGAACATCCCCATCACCGTTGCTCACGACAGCCTGGACGAACCGAACGAAACGATTGTTGTCAGTCTCAGTTCCCCGGTCAATGCGGTGTTGGGAGCCCCGACCACTCACACCTACACCATCAACGATGACGATGCTGCGCCATTGCTTTCGATCAACGATGTCACCGTTACCGAGGGTGGCAACGCGGTTTTTACCGTGACTCTTAGCGCTCCCAGCGGTAATACCGTTTCCGTCCATTACGATACGATTAGCGGCACCGCCGTTATCGGCAGCGATTGTAATAATACCCTCGGTATCTTGAATTTTAACCCGGGTAGCCCATTGACCCGTACGATAACAGAACCTACCATTGACGATTCTGTTCACGAAGAAGATGAAAACTTTATCATCAGGTTGTCCACTGCCAGCGGGGCTAACATCACCAAACAGGATGGCATCGGCACAATCATCGACAATGATGCGGTTGCCATGTATACCGTGACCTTTGAGGCCGGCAGCAACGGCTCGCTCAGCGGCACCGCCACCTTCTCAAATGTTCCATACAACACTTCCTGGGCTTCCACATTTACCGTGCCAACTCCGGTGCCTGCTGCCCACTTCCACTTCGTCGACTGGACGCCGAGCTTCCCGAGCAACGTGACTGAGTCGGTGACCTATACCGCCAACTTCGCCATCAATACCTTCGGTCTGCAATTTTTCGCCGGTTTGCCTCCCTCTGCCGAAGACGGTGCCGAGATATTCAGAGTGACCATTGGCGATGGTGATCCCGTCTCAGTGACTTGTGGTACAAATGGGCTTGCATCGGGTATCTTCAGTGATATTCCTTACGGCACCAGCATATCTTTTATTTGTACTTCACCCGTTGCCAATATCATCCCTGGCTATCGTAATCCCTGGACTGGTACTTCGGGAACCGGGAGCGCCAATGGCCAGGTTGAGCAGACCGGTAGTTTTAGTCTGACTGGTCCCTCATCGGTTACCGCAACGTATGGCACGGAATATAAAGTGACCTATGCTTCCAGCCCGGCAGGCCTAACAGTGCCCACGGACGAGTGGGTCAAGTCCGGTGAGGCGGCTACCGGCGTTTTTGCCAGCCCCCAGTACAATAGCGATGAGACAATCAAATATGTCTTTATCACAGATAACCGGCCTGACGCCATCACTGGGCCGAGAACCATCGCTGGGACCTATACTACTCAGTACTACCTCACCGTGAATAACGGCGGCCACGGTACCGCCGGTGGCCAAGGCTGGTACGAAGCTGGTGCCAAAGCTCAGGCCACGATTAGCCCGCTGACGGTAATCGATGGAACTATTCCTTATATCTTCGCCGGCTGGTCAGGTGACGCCTCGGGTACCGGTGCAATCTCGAATGACATCACAATGAATGCTCCAAAGACGGCTACGGCTAATTGGACCACTCAATGCCAAGTCACCTTTCACCAGTCAGGCTTGCCCGCCGATACCCTTTGGGGGGTCAGTCTCGACGGCGAGGTCCACACGGGTACCGGCGCTGATATCGTGATCACCGGGGTGACCCCGGGGGTCAATAACTGGCTCACCGGCATTATCGAGTCTGGTTTCACTCGTTACGTACCGACGCCGGAAAGCGGAAGCCCGAACATAACCGAGAATACCACTATAAACGTCACTTTCGAGACGCAATTCTTGGTAATCTACATGACCGCCGGCAGTACCTTGCCGGTCACACCGCCTGGTATTGAAACCGGCGGATACTATATCGAGTGGGTGCCCGGCGGCCATGCGCCCACGGGAGTCTTCCCCGCCTCGGTCCATAACGAGGCTAATAATACCCGATGCGTTTTCCAAGGCGATGATCGGCCGGCCACCATCACAACTGGTTTAACCACCGTCACCGGTACTTATAAAACACAGTATCTGCTGACAATCGCATCAGCCCATGACTCTCCAACCGGTGCCGGCTGGCACGACAGCGGCGCTTCTGTCACCGTATCGGTAACCACTCCTGCGGACACCTCCGGTGTGACCAGATATCGCTGCACCGGCTGGACAGGCACTGGTTCCGTCCTGGCCACCGGCTCCGGAAACTCGGTCACCTTTGACATCAACGGACCTTCCAGCATCACCTGGAATTGGGTTCTCCAATATCAAATCACGTTTGCCCAAGGGGGTATCACGGCTGACGCTGGCAGCGCGATAGTCCTAACGGTAAACGGCAATAATAAGATAGTCACACAATTGCAGTTTACAGATTGGTATGATCACAACTCAACTATAACCTTCGCCTACAATTCGACAGTCGCAGCCGGGACCGGTAAACAGTATATCTGGGCCAGCACCTCCGGCTTGAGCACTTCGCAAAGTGGGAATCTGTCTCCTTCGGCGGGCACTGTCCTCGCCACATATCATACTCAGTACCAGTTAAACGTAGCTGTAACCGGTGGGGTACCCGGCGGAACGGCCAACATCACAGGCACGGGCGGTTGGTATGCCCCCGATACAAATGTTTCCCTCTCGGCGGCACTCACGGTTGGTGACGGCACTGGCCATCGATGGCGCTTCGACCATTGGACCGTTGTCATCGATGGAACACCAGTCGACACGTCGCAGCAAGAGATTATCGTGCCGATGAGAGCGCCGGTCAATGCTACTGCTTACTACGTGGAACAATACCAGGTGACCGTTATCTCCGCCCAGGGTACGCCTACCGGAGCGGGCTGGTATGATGCCGGAGCCTCAATCACTTCATCTGTAACGACCCCAGTTGAAACCTCAGGATCCAGCAGGTACCGCTGCACTGGTTGGACAGGCACTGGTTCCGTCCCGGCAAGCGGCAACAGCAACTCGACAACTTTTAATCTCACAGCGTCATCCAGTGTCACCTGGAATTGGGTCCTCCAGTATCAGGTAACCTTCGCCCAGGGCGGTGTCGGTACTGACGCCGATACCAGCACTGTGCTAACTATTAACGGCGTTAACAAAACGATACACCAGCTTCAATATTCGGATTGGTACGATTACCGCTCCACTATCGATTTCGCCTACAGCGCCACCGTAGCTGGTGCAACCGGAAAACAATATGTCTGGGGTTCAACCTCCGGGTTGTCTACGGCACAAAACAACAGCGCTTTTACAGTATCCGGGCCTGGCACTGTCGTTGCCAACTATGGCACCCAATATCTGGTGACTTTCACCCAGGCCGGAATCAGCAGCGACGCCGGCACCAACACCGTTCTAACGGTAGGGACGACCGACTATGATTATCTTCACTTACCCAGCGCCGCTTGGCTCGATAGCGGCACCACTTTCAGCTGGGCATCCCCAGTTGAAGGCACTACCGGCGAACGATTCGTCAAAAGAAACCAGTCTGGGTCTTCACCTATCACGGCGGCCGGGACATACTCAGCCACCTATGGAATGCAGTACCTGATAACCTTCGCCCATACCGGCCTAGATAACACCGCGACGGGCGTCGTAGTTGATGTCCGTGCCTGGAGGCCTTCGGTAAATGGCAAAATCCTTGAGTGGCAGGAGACAATCAGCGGTAACTTCAGCGATACTTCATATTGGGTCAACGATTTTAATGAAATCTCGTACGAATATCATTCTGTTATCGCCAGTTCCTCTGCCGGAAAACGGTTTGTCCGAACCTCAGGAGACGATCCGTCATCCAACTTCCATCCAGAATCAGCGGTAACTATAACTGGCAACTACACTACGCAATACAGGCTCACCATGGTCGGAACTGGCACTACCGACCCGTCTATGGGCGAGCATTGGATTGATGCCGGCACTAGCGTCACCATCACGGCGACGGCTCCCGCGATTGTTGATGGCGAACGATATGTGTGGAACTCATGGGACTTCAGAACCAATCCCGGCACTCCGGGTGTGGATGTGCATACCTACACGGATAACCCTTACATCTTCACCATCAACGCGCCGACCCAGGCTGGCGCTCAGTGGTGGCACGAATACCGTATAACTTTTACCCAGACTGGACTGGATGAAACAGCCTCGGGCTGGGTACTCCAGGCTGGTAAATACCAATCATCTCCACCGCCAGTAGATTCATTCTACCGCGACGGTTACTTCGGTGTGTTTGAATACTGGGTTCGAGTCAACTGGAAGGTAAGCTATAACTTCCAGCCTGAGATCGCAAGTACGACTAGTGGCAAGCGGTTTGTTGTAACATCGCCGGTACCAACACCGGCCACCGACTTTCTGGTTACCGGCCCTGTGACCATTACCGCAAACTACAAGACGCAGTACCAGCTCAGCGTGTCTACCAACTTAGGTACGACCTCGCCAAATACCACCGATGAACACTGGTATGATGCTGGCGCCAAAGTCACCTTATCGGCCACGCCGCCATCATTGACTTACAGCGGTCAGGAGCGTTACGTGTTCAATGGCTGGACGGGCAGCGGTACCGGTTCTTATTCTGGTACCGATAACCCGGCCACCGATGGTGTGACCGTGAACGGACCGATTACCGAGACCGCCTCTTGGACGCACGAATGGCACATCTATTTCGGCCTGACAGGTGTGGACGACGACTTTACCGGCGCCATCCTCACGGCTGATGGGACAGGCTACGGCTACTCGGATTTCACGCATGGGCTATATAAGGAATTCTGGTGGGCTGATGGCACCAGTCACAGCTTCGAATTCCATACGCCATTGGTTGTGGAGGGTGCCGGAAAGCGGTATGTCTGGAATAACGTTGGAGGAAGATCCTGGTCGGGAACGGTGAGTATTTACGGAGGTTCGGCCGGCAGATACAAGACCCAATACCAGCTAACTCTGTCCATCACCGAGGGTGTCCCCGGTAGCCTAATTAACCTCTCCGGCGGTGCTGATAGCACCTGGTACGACAGCGGCACGGCGCTCAACTTGTCAGCCGCCACTCCGGTGGCTGATGGCGCGGGCAAACGGTGGGCTTTCAAGAACTGGACTGGCGATGTGTCTTCATCGCCCAATACTAGTAACCCGGTTTCTGTAACCATGACCCAGGCCAGGAGCATCACCGCCAATTACGGAACTCAGTACCAGCTGACTCTAGCCATCACCGAAGGCGTCCCTGGTAACCTCAGCAATGTTTCCGGCGCCGTTGATGGCACCTGGTATGACAACGGCACGGCGCTCAACTTGTCAGCCGCCACTCCGGTGGCTGATGGCTCGGGCAAACGGTGGGCTTTCAAGAACTGGACTGGCGATGTGTCTTCATCGCCCAATACTAGTAACCCGGTTTCCGTGACCATGAACCAAGCCAGAAGCATCACCGCCAAATACGGTGTGCAGTACCAACTCACCCTGGTTGTATCACCAACCGAGCACGGAGTGTCCGGGTCTATCTTCGGCGCGGTGACCGGCGATTGGATTGACAGCGGTACCACAAAGCAGCTTACCGCTAATCCTAACTCCCAATGGCATTTCTGGAAGTGGACGGGAGACATCGGCTCAGCCACGGCTACAGTCAATCCGCTTTCGATCACCATTGACGCTGCCAAATCCGTCACGGCCAATTTCAAGGGCTTGACCTCGTTGCTCTACATCGGCACCCAGGAGGTTGTCGCCGGTAATAGTCTTACGTTGTCCGCTAAACTCACCGGACCTGCCGGGTACATAGGAGGTCAGACGATTACCTTCACCTTTGGCAGCTATACACGGTCTGGAATTACCGATAGTTCCGGTGTGGCTTCAGTGACCATCAACGATACCTCGGGTATGTCTGGCATTTACGATCTCTACGCAGACTTTGCCGGTAGTAATTACCTTGATGCAGCCGGTGATGAGGCAACCCTCACTATCGCCGACCCTGGAGCAGCGGCGGCGGGCGGCGGCTGGTACACTGCTGAAGGTATCGGCCGCGTTAACTTCGGCTTCACGGTTAAAGTCGTTGATCCATTAGCTAATCCCTTGACTTACAAAGGACAAATACTGCTCATCAACAACGGGAAATGGCGGTTGAAGGGCGATCTCACCAGCTACGTCTACCTTGCCGCTTCGTCTAGCGGCGCCTGCTCCGGCACAGGCACACTGTATCGTTGGGACGCCACGGCTCGCGGCGGCCTCGGCGATTGGGTAGTGTCGGAGACGGGCGTTACCTTTACCATCAGTTTTGTCGACAACGGCTCCGGCGCTTCCGGCAATGGTAAGAAGGTAACTATACCGGACACCTTTGGCATTCACATCAACCATGTTCTTGTCTCTGGCGAGCCGGTTAGATTACCGAACACCGACCCTCAATCCATTGGCGGTGGTAATATAGATATTAAAGCCGCCAACCCTAGCACCACTCCACCCCCAACCACCAATCCACCGAAGGGCGGCGGCAAGAAGTAG